Proteins encoded within one genomic window of Deinococcus cellulosilyticus NBRC 106333 = KACC 11606:
- a CDS encoding CGNR zinc finger domain-containing protein, with translation MTLLRPVTSEPLSLDLVNCEFMSSGVRQDQLADLEGTLSWLADHGLKVAEQDLQAVRSNLIATRSALRTLLRDPENPVAYLALSQVLARGHLRTALDPTGVSEQVVVDAAWKPAWLAAQNYTELLRESPERIKACSNHQCILHFFDTSKNNSRRWCSMATCGNRAKATRFVQKQRRSGEPHG, from the coding sequence ATGACCTTGCTGCGCCCTGTCACTTCCGAACCCCTCTCACTGGATCTGGTGAACTGTGAATTCATGTCCAGTGGGGTCCGGCAGGACCAACTTGCAGATCTGGAAGGCACCCTTTCCTGGCTTGCAGACCATGGTCTGAAGGTCGCCGAACAGGACCTTCAGGCGGTGCGCAGCAACCTGATCGCCACACGCTCTGCCCTCCGAACCCTGCTCAGAGACCCTGAAAATCCGGTCGCCTATCTGGCCCTCAGTCAGGTGCTCGCCCGTGGACACCTCCGCACAGCCCTTGATCCCACTGGCGTCTCGGAACAGGTGGTGGTGGATGCCGCCTGGAAACCCGCATGGCTTGCCGCACAGAATTACACCGAACTCCTGCGAGAAAGTCCAGAGCGCATCAAGGCCTGCTCGAACCACCAGTGCATCCTGCATTTCTTTGACACCAGCAAAAACAATTCCCGCAGGTGGTGCAGCATGGCCACCTGTGGCAACCGGGCCAAGGCCACCCGTTTTGTGCAGAAACAACGCAGATCAGGAGAACCCCATGGCTGA
- a CDS encoding thioredoxin family protein, whose product MADLTPETYAAHIQHHTTLVLFHKEWSAESRQMHNLLESLGLSFHVLSVERHLDFCDGLGVYSAPQLFFYHLGELRFRLRGLHPAPLLLQRLEAISSGGLQAES is encoded by the coding sequence ATGGCTGACCTGACCCCTGAAACCTACGCTGCGCACATCCAGCACCACACGACTCTGGTGCTGTTCCACAAAGAGTGGTCCGCAGAAAGCAGGCAAATGCACAACCTGCTGGAGTCCCTGGGCCTCTCCTTTCATGTCCTGAGCGTCGAGCGACACCTGGATTTCTGTGATGGCCTGGGCGTTTACAGTGCACCCCAGTTGTTCTTCTACCATTTGGGTGAACTGCGCTTCAGGCTCAGGGGTCTGCACCCTGCTCCCCTGCTGCTTCAGCGCCTGGAGGCCATTTCCTCAGGAGGGCTTCAGGCTGAAAGCTGA
- a CDS encoding HPP family protein, with product MSRPRFRPSLLAFAGAFLGILSLSLITNLTHFTVLFAPLAASAVILFALHESPLAQPRAIIGGHLLAALVGFGVLHLLGDTPVSQGTAVGLSIALMMLTRTLHPPAGATSLVIVQAAPHMGFLLSSLLPGTALLVMVGMIYHRFGARQHYPKSLW from the coding sequence ATGTCCCGTCCTCGATTTCGTCCTTCATTGCTGGCTTTTGCAGGTGCATTTCTGGGCATTCTGTCCCTGAGCCTCATCACCAACCTGACCCATTTCACCGTTCTTTTTGCCCCTCTCGCTGCCAGTGCAGTGATCCTCTTTGCATTGCACGAAAGCCCACTGGCCCAGCCCAGGGCCATCATTGGTGGGCACCTGCTGGCCGCACTGGTGGGTTTTGGCGTGCTGCACCTGCTGGGAGACACACCGGTTTCTCAGGGGACGGCGGTGGGTCTGTCCATTGCACTGATGATGCTGACCCGCACCCTTCATCCACCTGCGGGGGCCACATCCCTGGTGATTGTGCAGGCGGCACCCCACATGGGATTCCTGCTCTCTTCGTTGCTTCCGGGAACAGCACTGCTGGTCATGGTGGGCATGATCTACCACCGTTTTGGGGCGAGACAACACTACCCGAAATCCCTGTGGTGA
- a CDS encoding HPP family protein, translated as MNTLIQRTLPPLLAFSGAFLVIFSLALITRFSHLSVLFAPLGASAVLLFAVHESPLAQPRAIIGGHLVSALVGFGLLHLMGNTPLAQGTAVGLSIALMMLTRTLHPPAGATPLVILQTAPPVEFLLSPLLPGTVLLVLLGVLYHRFAARRSYPKFWW; from the coding sequence ATGAACACCCTGATCCAGCGCACCCTGCCACCACTGCTGGCCTTTTCCGGAGCCTTTCTGGTCATCTTTTCTCTGGCTCTCATCACCCGTTTCAGCCACCTGTCTGTGCTCTTTGCACCTCTGGGAGCCAGTGCCGTTCTGCTCTTTGCGGTGCATGAGAGTCCACTGGCCCAACCCAGAGCCATCATTGGAGGACATCTGGTCAGTGCCCTGGTCGGCTTTGGTCTGCTGCACCTGATGGGGAACACGCCACTGGCCCAGGGGACGGCCGTGGGTCTTTCCATTGCCCTGATGATGCTCACCCGTACGCTGCACCCACCTGCTGGAGCCACCCCACTGGTGATCCTGCAAACGGCACCACCTGTGGAGTTTCTGCTGTCTCCCCTGCTCCCAGGAACGGTGTTGCTGGTGCTCCTTGGTGTGCTGTACCACCGCTTTGCTGCCAGACGCAGCTATCCAAAATTCTGGTGGTGA